CAATACCCCAGGTTTCGTTCACCATACGTCCTGTCATCTTAGGGAACCAGTGGTAGACGGCAGCGTAGATGCCAAACACACTGCCACCAAACAGCACGTAATGAATGTGTGCCACCACAAAATAGGTGTCGTGGACGTGGATGTCAAAAGGCACTGATGCCACCATGACTCCAGTGATGCCGCCAATGACAAACATCGAGATAAAGCCCAGTGCAAATAACATCGCACTGTTGAGGCTGATTTTGCCGCCCCAAATTGTGCCCAGCCAACCAAAGACTTTGATCCCTGTTGGCACCGCGATTACCATCGTCGTGATCATGAAGAACATCCGCAACCACGCCGGGGTGCCGCTGGTAAACATGTGGTGCGCCCACACAATCAAGCCCAAAAAGCTAATGGCGATGCTGGAATAGGCGATCGCCCGATAGCCAAACAGAGGTTTGCGGGAATGCACTGGCAAAATCTCAGAAATCGCACCAAACAGCGGCAAGATCATAATGTAAACCGCTGGGTGGGAATAAAACCAGAACATATGCTGATACACAATTGGGTCGCCGCCCCCGGTCGGGTTAAAGAAGGCAGTTCCCGCCAGCAGGTCAAACGCCAACAAAATCAATGCGCCTGCCAATACAGGAGTGCCAATTAAGATCAGCCCAGAGGTTGCCAGCATCGACCAGCAAAACAGCGGCATGTCATTGATGCCCATCCCGGGAACGCGCATCCGCAAAATGGTCACTAAAAAGTTGAGTGCTCCCAAAATAGAGGAGGTTCCTAACCCCAGCAACCCCAAAATCCAGATACCTTCACCCACTTTGCCCGATACCAGACTCAAGGGGGGGTAGGATGTCCAGCCCGCTTGTGGCGGTTCCAAAAAGAAGCTCAGAACCAGTGCCAATCCTGCCGGAACGATCATCCAGAAGGCAACCCCGTTGAGCTTGGGGAATGCCATATCCTTTGCCCCTACCATCAGGGGAATCATATAGTTTGCCAATCCGGCTCCGGCAGGAATAATCCACAGAAAGATCATAATAGTGCCGTGCAGGGTCAACATGCCGTTGTAAACATCAGGGGCAACCAGATCAGAGGCGGGTGTTGCCAACTCGGTACGAATGGCGGTCGCCAATGTACCCCCAATCAGATAAAAGAAGAAAGCCGTTACCAGGTATTGAATACCAATCACCTTGTGATCGGTGCTGAATAAAAAATACTCCCACCACTTGCGTTCCGGTGGTGTTTCATGAACCACAGGCGGCGTTGCGGTGGATTGCCATTCTGCTTGAGTCATACGTGCTGGGTTCTCGTGATATTAAATGGCTTGTCAGGGCAAGTTTAGAAAGTACAAAATCTCAGGGCGTGACCGAGGGATGTGTGTGTAGTTGCGCCAGAGCTTCAGGGGAAATCGCTTTGCCCATCGTGTGATCCACAATTGGGGTTAAGTAGTCTGCTTCTGAGCGGTCTTCCGAACGCATTGCCACTACTTGAGCAGTGTTGTCATTGCTGGCGACCTGTTGTTGTAACCAACCGTCAAACTCATCAGACGAGTGAACAAACAACTTGGCAGCCATTGCACCGTGATAAGGACCACACAACTCAGCGCAGACAATGGGGTATTCTCCCTCTCGCGTCGGCTTAAAGCGCAGCTCTGCGTCACGTCCTGGAATCGCGTCTTGCTTGAGGCGAAACTCTGGCAACCAAAATGCATGAAGCACGTCCTGCGCCTTGATGTTCAACTGCACCTCTTTGCCAACAGGGACGTGAAGCTCACCCGTTGTAACGCCGCTCGCAGGATAGGTAAAGATCCAGGCATATTGCAGCCCCATCACGTCAACCACTAAATCGGCTGCTCTGCCCTCGTCAGCAGGCATTGCCCCAATTCCCAGTGCCATGTGGTGATGTCCCGGCATTTTAGGTTTGGGAGATGCAATTAAACCTGTCGCTTCATCACCGGGCACCATGGCAACCTGAGCTACTCCTGGGTCAAGGGCTGCGTTGGGGTCAAAGCCACCCAGGCGATTGTAGACCTCAAAGCTGTAAACCCCAATCACCAACACAACTACAGCCGGAATCGCAGTCCAGACAATCTCTAACGGGATATTGCCATGAATCGGTGGACCGTCAGCCTGATCACCAGCGCGACGACGGAACTTAAATACAGAAATAACCAGAATGCCTTGTACGAGTAGAAAAAGTCCGACGGACACCGTCATCATCGTGTTAAACAGCCCATCAATAATGGCAGCTTCTTCTGAAGCGGCTATGGGCAGCAAACCGTGATTTTGTCCGTACCAAATGCTAACTAGCGTCAAGGCGATGCCAGCCAACATTGTGAGGATATTACTTGGAATGTTCACGGCTAAATTAAATTACCTAATGCTTCTTACCACGTTAGAACAGCAAATCAATTCAGACCAATTCAGATCAACAAAAAAGACCTATCTTTAGGAATTTCTTTAGGATCAGGGAGCTTTTTTACCTCTATTTAGTGATGATAACTACAACCGGAAAGGAAACGTGTATTTATGTAAACAAGCTGAAACAAATATAAATTATCATTTCTAATTTCTTCTTTAAGAAATAAGTGGGACAATCCGAAGATTTTCTAAAAGCTCTGTCAATTCTGAATAGCATCACTAAAGTAGTAAAAAGTAGCGATTAAATTACCTCGTTCGCTAGCTGAAGTTACGGCTCGGCTTGAGATTAACTTTAGTGTTTTTTAATGTTTGATGCGTAATGAATTTCTATTTGTTTGGAGGCACGGAGAATGACTGATTCTGTGATTCATCAACGTGCCTTAGATGCAGGTGATATTACTCGCTCTTCAGAGGTTTTAAGACCTGTTGATCACATTCGAAAGTTGATCTGGAAAATTGCGATCGCCACCCTAATTTTGATGGCAATTGGCAGCGCAACACGGGTCATGAACGCTGGGCTTGCCTGCCCAGACTGGCCCCTTTGCTATGGCACGTTGTTTCCCAGTCAACAGATGAATTTCCAGGTGTTTTTAGAGTGGATTCATCGTCTGGATGCCGCATTAATCGGACTGATGGCGATCGCTCTGGTGGGTTTGAGTATCTGGTATCGCCAAGACTTACCGCAATGGACACCCTGGGGAGCAAGTTTTGCCCTGTTCCTAATTGTGTTTCAGGGGATCTTGGGTGGGTTGACTGTCACCGAAATGCTGCGGTTTGACATCGTGACTGCGCACCTCGGCACTGCCCTCCTGTTTTTTATGACCCTGCTGATCATGGGTACTGCACTGATGCCTTATCAAGGGACGGGTACTGCTGGACGGTTACCGTGGATTAGTTTCAGTGCCGCGTTGCTGATTTATTTGCAAAGCCTCACAGGTGCTCTCGTCGGTTCACAGTGGGCACTGCATCAATGTCTCTCGATCGCCCAACTATGTAGCGTGATGAACAGTCACCTCGTAGGTGTGATGCCCACCAGTGTCATGGTGATTATCCTGGTGACGCTGGCATGGCGCACCCCTGCGCTGCACCCGGTGCTACGACAACTTGCTAATAGTGCCGCTGGGTTGCTCCTGATGCAACTTGTGTTGGGGGTCTCCACATTTCGATTACACCTCCAGGTCGAGTTGTTGACGGTGGCGCACCAGTTTGTGGGAGCCGCTCTTTTAGGCACCCTGATCTGTTTCACAATTTTGGGTTGGCGTGATAGCAGCCAGAGTAAAACTGCCTTCCGTCATGCTCTGGAGAGCGTTGAACCCTAACGTCTGCTGAAATCTCACCTTCACTAGACCCGTTCAGTGTCTTGTTCGCTCAGCTCCTCAAATCTATCTATCGTGCTTTGACCAGCCCTAAAACTCATCACTCGTTAGGAATTTAAGCTGATGCATGAAACCGCTTTTGCCGGAACAACTCGCCACCATCGCAACTTCTGGCAAGTCATTCAGAGTTACTGGCAACTCACCAAACCCCGCATTATTGTCTTGTTGTTGATCACGACCGCAGGCAGCATGTGGATTGCTGCAAAGGGAGAAGTTGATCCCCTCTTGCTGATCGTGACTTTGTTGAGTGGTGCGCTGGCTGCCGCCTCAGCCAACACAATTAACTGTCTCTACGATCGCGACATTGATTATGAGATGGAACGCACTCGCCATCGCCCCTTGCCATCTGGTCGTGTGCAGCCCCGTGACGCACTCATTTTTGCGATCGCCCTGGCTTTGATTTCCTTTTCGCTACTGACGGTCTTTGCCAACTTGTTGAGTGCGATGTTAGCAATGTCTGGCATCGTCACTTATGTTCTGGTCTACACCCACTGGCTCAAACGCCACAGCACTCAAAACATTGTGATTGGGGGTGCGGCGGGTGCCATTCCGCCATTAGTCGGTTGGGCTGCTGTCACTGGCGACTTGGGTTGGGCAGCCTGGGTATTTTTCGCCATTATCTTTTTCTGGACGCCACCCCACTTCTGGGCACTGGCGATGATGATTCGAGAAGATTACGCTAAAGTCGGTGTGCCGATGCTCCCGGTGGTCGTGGGCGAGGAACCAACCGCTCGACAAATCTGGATTTATACCCTGTTGCTAATTCCTGTGACGCTGTTGCTGGTCTATCCCCTGCATACGATGGGTACGGTCTACATGGCGATCGCCCTCCTTCTGGGTGGCATCTTTGTTGCCAAAGCGTGGGCACTACTCCAGCAACCGACTGATTTGGGTCTGGCGCGATCGCTGTTTAAGTACTCCATCTTTTACATGATGCTGTTGAGTGCAGGAATGGCGATTGATAGTCTACCCATCACCCACCAACTCACGGCTGTAGCCGCTGACTATCTCAACACCTGGGTCAGCACGGTTGCCAGCATAATGATGGGATAAGACGTAAGGCAAAAGGCTGAGGGATGAAGGATTAAGTCATCAAAGCGCGATCGCTTTTTTCTCTTCGCGGCTCATTCTCATCCCTTATTCTTTTCTCTTAGCGTTTATCCTTCATCCCTTATTCTTTTCTCTTAGCCTTTATCTCTTAGCGTTTATCCTTTATCTCTTAGCCTTTTTTATCACTCCGTTTCCCCAGGTGGCAAAGATGGAGGGCTAGCCTGAGGGATTGGTCTGAGGATCGGCACGGGGGGCAGTCGGTAGCTGGGGATAGGGGGTAGCGGCACGATGAAAGTAGGTAGCGGCGGCAGCCCGCTATCAGTCCCTAGATCCGTTGCCAGTCCACGCCGCTGAATCGAGTTCAGATTGCTCACAGGATTGCCCGCCAAACGCACGTAATAGAGTCGCCTCAGCGATCGCAACGGGGCTACATCACGAACGCGGTTGTTGCGCAGGTCTAAAAAGCCCAAGTTGGAGAGCGATCGCAAGGTCGTAATGCTTGAGATGCGGTTGTTGTTCAGGGCAAGTACCTCAAGACGAGTCAGCGATCGCAATGGGTTCAGATCAGCAATTTGGTTCTCACCCAGTTGCAACTCGTTCAGATTGACCAGAGGCTGCAAATGGCTCACATTGGTGATGCGATTGCGGTTCAAGCTGAGGGTTTGTAACTGAGTCAGCGATCGCAACGGAGTGACATCTGTAATCTGGTTATGATTGAGCCTCAGTGTTTCCAACTGGGTTAGCGATCGCAATGGGGCAATATCAGTAACTTGATTGTTTGCTAAGCCCAACCCGGTGAGTGCTGTGAGGGATTCCAAACCGTTGACGCGGGTGATGCGATTCTCACCTAAGTTGAGAAAGGTGAGACTGGTCAGCGATCGCAACGGAGCGGGATCAACAATTTGATTGTTATTGAGCGAAAGGTTCGTCAATTGGGTCAATGCCCCCAAGGGCGTGACGTCTGTAATCTGGTTGCGTTCTAAGCCCAGTGTGGTGAGTTGCGTTAAGGATGCCAGGGGACTGACATCTGTCACCGCATTACCCCGTAACCGGAGATGTTGTAACTGGGTCAGCGTCGCGATGGGAGCCAGGTCAGTGACCTTACAGCCCTCCAGACTCAACACTTGCAGGTTGGTCAGGGGGGTGAGTGGACTCAAACTCGTAACATCGTTTCCACTCAGGTGGAGTTGTGTTAATGCTGTTAAAGAGCTTAACGGGGTCAAATCTTGAATTCGGTTGTCTTTGAGGCTCAGAGAAGTCAGTTGAGTTAATTCAGCTAGAGGCGCAATATCAACGATGTTGCTGCTGTTCAACTCCAAAGTTGTGAGATGGGTTAGCGATCGCAGTGGGCTGAGATCTGCAATGCGATTGTTATCGAGATACAGTGCTCTGAGATTGGTCAGAGGCTCTAGAGGACGCAGATCAGTAATTTCAGTTTGACCATCCCTAAAGTAAGCCGTCATCGGTCTGCCCGAAGAATTAAAGGGAGTTGGGTAACTCAACAACGGGAGTGGTGGTAGGAGCGGAGGCAGAAGGGGGACGGCAGAGAATTGTGGAGTTGAGTTTGTGGCTTGTGCCTCTTGTTGTTGGCGTAAATACAGGACATACGGGTTCAGCCTGAGATCGAGCGTTACCTGTTCAGGAGCCATTAACCGTTCGTTGGCTTCTGTGCAATCCGTTGTGCCAACCGCTCTCAGCAATGCATTCACTGTGTCTCTTGCAGCCTGATCAATATTGGCGCGATAAAGACACCATTCTTCAAAGGTTTCAAACGCTTCAGGGGCGACAGGTTGCGCCAAAGTTGGTAATTCAGCCGAGAATACAGCCACCAATGACAGACAGGTCGCTCTCAATTGCACATGGATGTGAGGCATAGATTTCTATCAGATCAACAGGCATGAAACCCTAGTTGATAACACCCTGCGATCGCCTCTTTCCTGAAAACCGCTTAGCCCTTGATCCTGAGTAATTGGCTGACCTCGTCCCAATTTAAAAAGTCCTGTAACAAAGCAGAGTATCCTGCCACATTGGGGTGTAGCCCATCAGCACAGAGACGCGATCGCCACCACGACTCGCCTCGTGACAACCACAGATCAAACAAGTCCAGGTAAGGAATCTCTCGCTCTAAACAGGCTAGTCGAGTTGCCTCTTTGTATTGATGTTGGTCGGCATGATTGTAATAGAGCAAATCTGAGAAAGGCATCTTTGTCTCATCCACTGGAGTCATGCCAACAAAGATTACTTGACAGAGCCGCTGAGCCTGATCTAATAAATCAGCCAGGTCTGTCTCAAAATCGTCAAACTCAGTAAAGTTGCGCCCATGCCGTCGCCCTACACGAGCAGAATCATTGACTCCAACCGACAAAATAATCACATCCGGAACCCGGTGTCGCAGTTCTCCGCGATGGCGGAACTCATCCTCAAGCCGTCGTGCGACATGGCGCACCCCATCTCCGCGCACACCCAGGTTATAGAGCACATGCCCTACACTATCGGCTGCCATCCACTGGCGGCGCAACCGTTCCACCCAACCCCCTCCCTCCGGGTCGCCAAAACCATAAATCAGACTGTCTCCAAGCGCAACCAGTCGCAGGGGTTGAAGTTGATTGGGCGCGAGGAGCGATGACTGACTGGATTGACCAACTAAGGTTTGCATGGAGGAAAGTTGTAAAACGAACTACAAAAAAGATTCACCCTTGAAGGGACTTTAGCATCCAGTGTAAAACTTTTCAATTCTTCGCATATTGCAAGAAAACTACAGTCCCATATTCGTTTTCTACTATCAAAGGGACAAGAAACCAGGAAATTCGTTCAAAACTTACAGCTTGTCTCCGACGGCAAGCATCACTGAATAACATGAATTCGAGATCAGGATTTTGGCAGTTGAACCCGCTGCTATAAGAACAAAACCAACCTGCGTCAGTTCGTCTAACTTTTGATCTTCAGCCGTCTGCGAAATCAGATTTGGCTCCGGTATCCGCGATCATTCGCCAGAGGCTGAACTGTACGGGTTTGACATGGCCAAACTCCTCCACTCCCCATCTACTGACACTGCGACAGATCGAATGACGGCTGATACACTAGATAAGAACTTGGGGCAGATTTCTGCGTCAGGTTTGTTGTCCATCTGTTTTCTGGGATTGCTTGTGGCTAAAAGTTCCTTACAAAAACGCTCAACTCTCGATGCATCTCAGTTGATGCGACGGGCAGAAGATTTAATTAATGCCGCTTCCAACCGCTATCGCATCACGGTGCAGGTGGCAAACCGGGCACAACGTCGTCGTTTTGAAGAGTTTGATAGCTTAGACGATCCCAAAATGAAGCCAGTGATTCGGGCAATCATCGAGATGTCTGATGAGCTAACTCAGCCTGAAATTATCGGTGAATAAATGTAGGTTAAGAACCTGTGCGATCGCTGAAAGTATTTTCATCGCTGCCAAAATCCTTAAAATATGCGGCTCTGGTATGGCTCATACCAGGGCTGTTGTTCTTGTCTACGGCATTGCCACTGGCGGCTACATTCCCTACCTCTCAAGACCTTGGAAAGCAATCTGCTCAGCAGATGTTAGTCCAAGCTACTCCGGATGGGGCACCCCCCACAACTGAACGGGTTCGTCCTCTAGATGTGTGGCAGCAAGTGTATGAACGCTTGCCGGACTTGCCACGCGAAGACCAATACATCAGCAGTGAGACGGGACAGATTGCTACGAGCAGTACGTTGATCAGTCGCTTAATTCGCTATCACACCTTTGTTCGGGGGCGATCGCCCAACTATCGATTCGATTGGAAGCTTACCCTAGCCGATTACCTGGGTGTAAACGAATTGATCCGTTCTGCGGGCTACCCCGGTTATGACACGCTCACCGTCAATCCGCTCAGTGGCGATCGAGAGGCGATCGGTCAGCTAACCCGTGCTCAACGAGATACTTTAGTAAATGTTCTGGTTTCGGTGTTTACAACTGCAAATAACACTGCCTCACCCACTCCAACGACTCCATCTCGTCCCACGGCTACACCCCGTCCATCGGTCACTCCTCCAGTAATACAACCGCGTCCTGGTGATGCCCAACTCTTGCAACTCTGAGTTATGGCACGTCAACTGAAACAGGGAGCAGGTTGGCAATTGGGTTGGAACCCAGATGCCTCCGATTACAAAGGCTTAGTTGGCACGGATGAATGGGCGATCGAGCTAACCGAAGCCGAACTCGATGATTTTTGTCGTCTACTGCAACAATTGGCAGACACGATGGCTCAAATCGCAGCAGAGCTTATGGATGAGGAAAAGATAAGCTGCGAGGTCGAGAGCGACCTGTTATGGTTGGAGGCAGAAGGCTTTCCCCATGCCTATGCGCTGCGGTTGATCCTGCATACAGGACGACGCGCCCAAGGCTACTGGTCAGCGATCGCCGTCCCGGAGCTTATTCAAGCCGCTCAAACCCTCAAGGTTTTCTAAGGATCGTGAATCAAATAATCTGAAAAACGGCAACCCCCTGTACGGGCGCGGCATTCGGCAGAGGGTTCTGAAACAATGGCAAGGACTTTTGACCGAATGTCACGCCCCTACGCCAGGAATTACACCTTCATAAATTCGCGTTCCTTAGGATCGCGAATTAAACAATATGAGCAACCTCCTGGCTGTACGGGTTTGGCATTGCCAAACCCCTCCACAAAAATTGCATTTTATTTAGTCCACCATCCTAATCACCAACGGTGATCAGCAATCAGGCTACGGTTTAGTGTTAACACTCACAGGTCCGTTCACCAAGGTTTGACACGCTAGCCGATAAGTGTCAGGCTTCTTTTTGAGTTTCCGATTCTCAACATCCGTACGAGGCGATAGGTTTTCCATTCCCTCCACAATCTCCACAATGCAAGTGCCGCATTGTCCATAGCCTCCACAACTCATCATCTTGCCTACAAAGGTGTAGAGGTCAATACCATTCTCGATCGCCTTAAGCCTTAAATTGGCACCATCCGCCGCAATAACTTCCCGATTTTCTTTAACAAACTTAATATTAGCCATGCCTAGAATACCTTCTCTACGTCTGTGCTCTAATGGCATGAATTGCCAGGAGCACTGGTTACACACGACAAAAACTGCAACATTAAATAAATCTTAACAGTCCTCGTCTCTGCCAACTTAACGTCTGACTCAAAACAAACGCACAGTAAAAGCTCATAAAAGTTGGACTGATTCAAGACAATAACCAGTCCCAGGTCTTATGTTACAAACTCTTAATACTCTCTCATAAACTCAAATGACTTTGAAACAAGTCATTTCTGATCCGTCATTCTGCTTAAAACAGCTTTATAACAAGACTTCTGTCTATAGCAAGTCAGATCTAACTCTTAGTATTAACTGTTCTAAACCTTGCAACCTACAGGGTTTTTATGGAACACTTCTTTATACACTTTCATTTTTACAAACCTATTGTCAAACTGATGCCATTTATACTTTCCTTCCTTAGGAGGAAGCTATGGGCATAGGTTAGGGCTTCTGGTGTCCTAAATCTGGTAGGCTTACCTGTATCGGGCACCTTAATAAAAGGCTGAAGGAAGCGTTCAAACACAATTAGGAGGAGCGTAGTCGATGGGACTACCCTGGTATCGAGTACACACAGTTGTCATCAATGACCCAGGACGGCTGATTGCTGTACACCTAATGCACACCGCCCTGGTTGCAGGCTGGGCTGGCTCAATGGCTTTGTATGAGCTGGCTATTTTTGACCCCAGTGATCCTGTCCTGAACCCTATGTGGCGTCAGGGCATGTTCGTATTGCCGTTCATGGCTCGTTTGGGAGTCACTCAGTCCTGGGGTGGTTGGAGCATCACAGGTGAAACAGCTGTCGATCCTGGCTTCTGGTCATTTGAAGGCGTCGCCGCCGCCCACATTATTCTGTCTGGGTTACTGTTTTTAGCGGCTTGCTGGCACTGGGTTTATTGGGACCTAGAGCTATTTAGAGATCCACGTACAGGCGAGCCTGCTTTAGACTTGCCTAAGATGTTTGGTATTCATCTATTTCTATCCGGTCTACTCTGCTTTGGATTTGGTGCATTCCACCTGACGGGCTTATTTGGTCCCGGCATGTGGGTGTCCGATCCCTACGGTCTGACGGGTAGCGTCCAACCTGTTGCGCCATCGTGGGGTCCAGAAGGATTCAACCCCTTTAACCCCGGTGGAATTGTGGCTCACCACATCGCCGCAGGAGTTGTTGGTATTATTGCGGGTCTATTCCATTTGGCAGTTCGTCCTCCAGAGCGTCTGTACAAGGCGTTGCGGATGGGGAACATTGAGACGGTACTCTCTAGTAGTATTGCGGCTGTCTTCTTTGCGGCGTTTGTTGTTGCTGGAACAATGTGGTACGGCAACGCAGCTACGCCAATCGAATTGTTTGGTCCTACCCGTTATCAATGGGATAGCGGTTACTTCCAGCAAGAAATCGATCGTCGAGTTCAGGCTGAACTGGCAGATGGGGCAAGCCTCAGTGAAGCGTGGTCTGCGATCCCTGAGAAATTGGCTTTCTATGACTACGTGGGCAATAACCCCGCGAAGGGTGGTCTGTTCCGTACAGGTCCAATGGTCAAGGGAGATGGAATCGCTGAGGGTTGGTTAGGTCATGCTGTCTTCAAAGATAAGGAAGGCCGTGAACTGAATGTTCGCCGCATTCCTAACTTCTTTGAAAACTTCCCCGTTGTTTTGACTGATGCAGATGGCATTGTCCGGGCTGATATCCCATTCCGTCGTGCGGAGTCGAAATATAGTTTTGAGCAAGCTGGAGTCACGGCGACCTTTTATGGCGGTGCTCTGGATGGTCAAACCTTTACTGATCCCGCGGCTGTGAAGCAGTACGCTCGTAAAGCGCAATTGGGTGAGGCATTTGAGTTCGATCGGGAAACTCTCAACTCTGACGGTGTGTTCCGCACCAGTCCCAGAGGTTGGTTTACCTTCGGACACGCTTGTTTCGCTTTGTTGTTCTTCTTTGGTCATATCTGGCACGGCTCCCGCACCATCTTCCGCGATGTGTTTGCTGGGGTTGATCCTGATCTGTCTGAAGAGCAAGTTGAGTGGGGCTTCTATCAGAAGGTGGGTGATAAGACAACCCGCCGTAAGGAAGCGGTTTAACTTAGGCTTAGAAATGGTCTAACGGAAATCTTGTATCTTGTTAGACCATTTCTGTCTTTGTCTGTACACTGGTGTTAGTGGAACTGTTTAGGGACTTAAAACTATGGAAAGCGTTGCCTACATTCTGTTCCTGGCTGGTGCTATCGCGGTTCTATTTTTCGCGATCGCCTTTCGTGAACCTCCTCGAATTAGCAAAGACTAATCTGAATTCGTTCAGATTTGACATTACGACGGTTGCAATTGCCTGAGTTGTCCTTGTTTTTGGTTAAATTAACCTTTAGCCAAGTAACTATTTGGATAAACTCAGGTTTTTGCTATTAGGATTGCAGTATTATTGCCCGTAGTTTTGAAATTTGCCCAAGGGCTTGCCATGCGCTGTCCATTCTGCCAATTCACAGAAAATCGAGTGTTGGAGTCGCGATCGGCTGAGTCGGGGCAAAGCGTCCGGCGGCGACGAGAATGTTTACAGTGCAACCGCCGCTTCACGACCTACGAGCGAATTGAGTTTGTCCCGATTACGGTAATCAAACGGGATGGCGATCGCGAGTCCTTCGATCGCTCAAAACTGCTACGTGGCATTATGCGAGCCTGTGAAAAAACAGGAGTGTCTACGGTTGAGCTAGAAAATCTGGTAGACGAGATTGAGGCTGAGCTTCAACAGCGATCGGTTCGAGAGGTATACAGTAACGAAATTGGCGAACTCGTACTCAAGCATCTACAAACGCTCAACGAAGTGGCTTATATTCGATTTGCCTCTGTGTATCGCCAATTTCAAGGGATTCGAGATTTTGTTGATACCCTCAATCATTTGCAGAGCGTCACCGATAAAAGTAGTCCTTCCACGACATTAGACTCCGGAGATCTCTCTGCATCTGAGAATAATGTACGAGAGGCATCTCTTCGTCCCTAAACGGGTCGCCCCTAGAGGAACGCTGAACAATTTTTAATCATTGAGTGCTGCTTGTAGCAGTTGGTTTCTGCGTCGCTGTCATTGAGCATGACGCCTGGTTTTGAAGAACAATTCGATGCAAATCCCTTAAAAAGTCTAGAAACAATAACTTCTATCGCTTGAGTTGAGATATCATAGTTCTTCTAGGGTCTGACATCTGAGATGTAAATCTCATACAATAACTATTGGACTAGATGCTGGCTAGGTTTTGCCCTTGCCGCCTTGTACGCATCGAAAGGAGACCACTACTAACACGGAGAAACCACTAGGAATCATTAGCATGGTCAATCAGGAAATAACAGATATTGGTTTTACCCACGAAGATTTTGCTGCCCTTCTCGATAAATATGACTATCACTTTAGCCCGGGTGATATTGTTGCCGGAACAGTGTTTAGCTTAGAGCCGAGGGGCGCACTGATTGACATAGGTGCTAAAACAGCAGCTTATATTCCGATTCAGGAAATGTCTATCAACCGCATCGATAGCCCTGAAGAGGTGTTGCAATCAAATGAAACTCGTGAGTTCTTCATCCTCACCGATGAGAACGAAGATGGGCAGTTGACCCTCTCGATTCGTCGTATCGAATACATGCGAGCCTGGGAACGGGTTAGACAGTTGCAGAACGAAGATGCAACAGTCCGTTCCATTGTCTTTGCGACTAACCGGGGTGGTGCCCTTGTTCGGATTGAAGGACTCCGGGGATTTATTCCTGGTTCTCATATCAGCACTCGCAAACCCAAAGAAGATTTGGTAGGAGAAGAGCTTCCTCTCAAGTTTTTGGAGGTCGATGAAGAGCGCAACCGTCTGGTATTAAGCCACCGTCGTGCGCTGGTAGAGCGCAAGATGAATCGCCTGGAAGTTGGCGAAGTCGTCATTGGCACGGTTC
The window above is part of the Oscillatoria sp. FACHB-1407 genome. Proteins encoded here:
- a CDS encoding GDSL-type esterase/lipase family protein, with the translated sequence MQTLVGQSSQSSLLAPNQLQPLRLVALGDSLIYGFGDPEGGGWVERLRRQWMAADSVGHVLYNLGVRGDGVRHVARRLEDEFRHRGELRHRVPDVIILSVGVNDSARVGRRHGRNFTEFDDFETDLADLLDQAQRLCQVIFVGMTPVDETKMPFSDLLYYNHADQHQYKEATRLACLEREIPYLDLFDLWLSRGESWWRSRLCADGLHPNVAGYSALLQDFLNWDEVSQLLRIKG
- a CDS encoding DNA-directed RNA polymerase subunit omega; this encodes MAKSSLQKRSTLDASQLMRRAEDLINAASNRYRITVQVANRAQRRRFEEFDSLDDPKMKPVIRAIIEMSDELTQPEIIGE
- a CDS encoding DUF1818 family protein, whose translation is MARQLKQGAGWQLGWNPDASDYKGLVGTDEWAIELTEAELDDFCRLLQQLADTMAQIAAELMDEEKISCEVESDLLWLEAEGFPHAYALRLILHTGRRAQGYWSAIAVPELIQAAQTLKVF
- a CDS encoding 2Fe-2S iron-sulfur cluster-binding protein, whose amino-acid sequence is MANIKFVKENREVIAADGANLRLKAIENGIDLYTFVGKMMSCGGYGQCGTCIVEIVEGMENLSPRTDVENRKLKKKPDTYRLACQTLVNGPVSVNTKP
- the psbB gene encoding photosystem II chlorophyll-binding protein CP47, coding for MGLPWYRVHTVVINDPGRLIAVHLMHTALVAGWAGSMALYELAIFDPSDPVLNPMWRQGMFVLPFMARLGVTQSWGGWSITGETAVDPGFWSFEGVAAAHIILSGLLFLAACWHWVYWDLELFRDPRTGEPALDLPKMFGIHLFLSGLLCFGFGAFHLTGLFGPGMWVSDPYGLTGSVQPVAPSWGPEGFNPFNPGGIVAHHIAAGVVGIIAGLFHLAVRPPERLYKALRMGNIETVLSSSIAAVFFAAFVVAGTMWYGNAATPIELFGPTRYQWDSGYFQQEIDRRVQAELADGASLSEAWSAIPEKLAFYDYVGNNPAKGGLFRTGPMVKGDGIAEGWLGHAVFKDKEGRELNVRRIPNFFENFPVVLTDADGIVRADIPFRRAESKYSFEQAGVTATFYGGALDGQTFTDPAAVKQYARKAQLGEAFEFDRETLNSDGVFRTSPRGWFTFGHACFALLFFFGHIWHGSRTIFRDVFAGVDPDLSEEQVEWGFYQKVGDKTTRRKEAV
- a CDS encoding photosystem II reaction center protein T, yielding MESVAYILFLAGAIAVLFFAIAFREPPRISKD
- the nrdR gene encoding transcriptional regulator NrdR yields the protein MRCPFCQFTENRVLESRSAESGQSVRRRRECLQCNRRFTTYERIEFVPITVIKRDGDRESFDRSKLLRGIMRACEKTGVSTVELENLVDEIEAELQQRSVREVYSNEIGELVLKHLQTLNEVAYIRFASVYRQFQGIRDFVDTLNHLQSVTDKSSPSTTLDSGDLSASENNVREASLRP
- a CDS encoding 30S ribosomal protein S1, giving the protein MVNQEITDIGFTHEDFAALLDKYDYHFSPGDIVAGTVFSLEPRGALIDIGAKTAAYIPIQEMSINRIDSPEEVLQSNETREFFILTDENEDGQLTLSIRRIEYMRAWERVRQLQNEDATVRSIVFATNRGGALVRIEGLRGFIPGSHISTRKPKEDLVGEELPLKFLEVDEERNRLVLSHRRALVERKMNRLEVGEVVIGTVRGLKPYGAFIDIGGVSGLLHISEISHDHIDTPHSVFNVNDEVKVMIIDLDAERGRISLSTKQLEPEPGDMVKNPNIVYEKAEEMAEKYREKMMQAQMPPEEEIVDYSAEEEPISAVD